The nucleotide window CCGGTGGCGAAGAGGATCCGACCGCCTGCGCGGGAGACCTGGCCGACCGCCTCGGCGAGCTTGTCCAGGGCTTCTATGCACCTGTCGGTGGAGATCGTGTCCACACCTTCGACGAACTCAGGATCGGGCCGCAGACCGGCACGGTCGACCATCAGGGCGAACACCGAGTCATAGTCCCAGTCGCGGGTGAGGTCGACTCCGAAGTCGAACTGCCGTTCCTGGTTGAGGAACCGATGGATGTGGGAGAGGTTGTTCTCCCGCGGTGTCGCGACCTCTCCGGTGATGCGTCCGGCTTCAAGGGCATGGGCTAAGGTGCTGCGGTCCACTGATCTCCTCATTCGGGGCTTTCGGAGCCGGGTTCGGCTCGACTCAACTCTATCCACCCGAGGTGAACGTCTATCCACCTGAGGTGAACTCGGAGGAACACGCCACCGGCGACCGTCACTCTTCCTGCAGGGCGAAGCAGGTCACCGCCGAGGCGGCTGCGACGTTGAGGGAGTCCACTCCCCCGCTCATGGGGATCATCACCGTCGAATCGCAGGCGGCGATCGTCGATCGTTTGAGTCCCTCGCCTTCGGTGCCGAAGACGACAGCGGTGCGTTCCGGTGCCGAGGCAGCGAAGTTGCGCAGCCCCACCGAATCGTCGTCCAGGGCGAGTGCGGCCACATGGAAGCCCGCGTCGTGCAGGGCAGAGATCCCGGCAGGCCACGGGTCGATGCGCGTCCACGGCACCTGGAACACCGTGCCCATGGACACACGGATCGACCGGCGGTAGAGCGGGTCGGCACAGCGCGGGGTCACGAGCACGGCGTCGACGCCGAACGCGGCGGCGGAGCGGAAGATCGCGCCCACGTTCGTGTGGTCGACGATGTCTTCGATGACGACGATGCGGCGGGCGTCAGCGACCAGGGCAGCGGGATCGGGAAGTGCCGGTCGGCCCATAGCGGCCAGAGCGCCTCGGTGGAGGTGGAATCCGGTGAGCGATTCGACGGCTGAATCCGTGCCGATGAAGATCGGCA belongs to Brevibacterium spongiae and includes:
- a CDS encoding TrmH family RNA methyltransferase gives rise to the protein MNTPAKAPLTRQQVIDRAAELGIDAERLRFFDEADLAGGGLAEMHDYTQLTDVALRSVREPAEGLFIAESSKIIRRAHAAGMAPRSYLTSPKWLFDLADVIATNDVPIFIGTDSAVESLTGFHLHRGALAAMGRPALPDPAALVADARRIVVIEDIVDHTNVGAIFRSAAAFGVDAVLVTPRCADPLYRRSIRVSMGTVFQVPWTRIDPWPAGISALHDAGFHVAALALDDDSVGLRNFAASAPERTAVVFGTEGEGLKRSTIAACDSTVMIPMSGGVDSLNVAAASAVTCFALQEE